GATGTTCAAGCAGGCCCAGCAAATGCAAAGCAAGCTGGCCGAAATTCAGGAAGAGCTCGCGCAGAAACGCGTGGAGGTTTCGACCGGCGGCGGCATGGTAAAAATCACTGCCAACGGGGCGAATGAGATTCTTTCCGTGGAAATCGACGAAGAACTGATCAACATGAAAGACCGTGAGGTTCTGGAAGATTTGATCGTCGGCGCGGTGAATGAAACGCATCGCAAAGTTAAAGAGCTGGCCCAGGAAGAAATGACTCGCCTGACCGGCGGCATCAAAATCCCGGGATTATTTCCCTGATTCCCCTTTCTGTTCAGGACGAAACCCGTCCTGATTTTCTGAAAAAATATTTGTGAAACGACCCCCTCCAGTTACAGATTTGATCGAGGAATTGAAGCGCCTGCCCGGAATCGGTCAAAAGACTGCAGAGCGGCTCTCATTTTTTCTGATGCGCGGTCCGGCGGAACGGGCGCAGAAACTTTCCGATGCGATACGCAACGTGAAGGAGAAAATCGTTCTCTGTAGTATCTGCCACGGGATCACGGAAGAGAATCCCTGCCTGATTTGCAAGAACCCCTCGCGCGACGACGCCCTCATTTGCGTTGTCGAAGAACCGCACGATGTTTATGTGATGGAAAACCTGGGCGAGTTTCAGGGCGTTTATCATGTGTTGATGGGCGTGATCTCGCCGCTGGACGGGCTGGGCCCGGACGATTTGACCATCGGCGCCCTGCAGGAACG
This window of the Candidatus Nitrohelix vancouverensis genome carries:
- the recR gene encoding recombination protein RecR encodes the protein MKRPPPVTDLIEELKRLPGIGQKTAERLSFFLMRGPAERAQKLSDAIRNVKEKIVLCSICHGITEENPCLICKNPSRDDALICVVEEPHDVYVMENLGEFQGVYHVLMGVISPLDGLGPDDLTIGALQERVTKTRPREVIIATNPDMEGETTASYIARSLKPLGVKVTRIARGLPVGGEIEYADSVTLIKSLEGRTEMT
- a CDS encoding YbaB/EbfC family nucleoid-associated protein, giving the protein MFGKDIGSMFKQAQQMQSKLAEIQEELAQKRVEVSTGGGMVKITANGANEILSVEIDEELINMKDREVLEDLIVGAVNETHRKVKELAQEEMTRLTGGIKIPGLFP